A single genomic interval of Vicinamibacteria bacterium harbors:
- a CDS encoding ABC transporter permease: MPALVSITLGIGASTILFSLIKGVLLAPLPYPEVERLVLLRARNTRSGETRPFVSLLDFRDWQRQASSFDGMALYRWSQLDLPGEDSTERIQGLRVTPEFFRVMGLSAALGRVPRGTTPEEDTGVIVLGRNLWDRRFGADPNLVGETIAVNSWRWLPRLGSVPHQVLAVIDEPSRFLPMTSGLDERFVGVDDVVDFWLPLERNEEAL; the protein is encoded by the coding sequence GTGCCCGCGCTGGTGTCGATTACGCTCGGAATCGGCGCCAGCACGATCCTCTTCAGTCTCATCAAGGGAGTGCTGCTCGCGCCTCTGCCCTACCCTGAGGTGGAACGGCTGGTTCTGCTGCGCGCCCGGAACACTCGTTCCGGCGAAACACGCCCTTTCGTCTCATTGCTCGATTTTCGCGACTGGCAGCGGCAGGCGAGCTCGTTCGATGGGATGGCGCTCTACCGGTGGAGTCAGCTCGACCTGCCGGGGGAGGATTCCACCGAGCGCATCCAGGGACTTCGAGTCACGCCGGAGTTCTTCCGTGTGATGGGTCTTTCCGCCGCGCTCGGTCGAGTACCGCGCGGGACGACGCCCGAGGAAGACACCGGCGTCATTGTTCTCGGCAGAAATCTCTGGGACCGGCGATTCGGTGCCGACCCGAATCTGGTGGGCGAGACGATTGCCGTCAACAGCTGGCGATGGTTGCCGAGATTGGGCTCGGTCCCGCATCAGGTCCTTGCCGTGATCGACGAGCCGTCGAGGTTTCTGCCGATGACGTCGGGGCTCGATGAGCGTTTCGTTGGCGTCGATGACGTCGTCGATTTCTGGCTCCCCCTGGAGCGCAACGAGGAGGCTCTC